In Halomonas alkalicola, the following proteins share a genomic window:
- the trmA gene encoding tRNA (uridine(54)-C5)-methyltransferase TrmA, which translates to MAIPVVDPARYDQQLEAKRERITRDFARFSPPTLEVYPSPPSHYRQRCEFRIWHEGDDLFYAMFEIQESEAGPEEPKKKTKRVIRLDEYPVASRRINELMPALLDAIRGVPLLRRKLFQVEFLTTLAGEALVTLVYHRPLDEAWEAEARRLQETLGVMIIGRARKQRLVLERDHVWERLTVEGREFVYQQVENSFTQPNAEICRSMLAWAREVTRGSQAGDLVELYCGNGNFTVALAENFRRVLATEISRTSVASARENLAANGLDNVTVGRMSAEEFAAALQGEKGGRRVAEWALDDYDFTTVLVDPPRAGLDEASCRQLSGYERIVYISCNPDTLADNLERLTETHAITRFALFDQFPWTHHCECGVLLERRD; encoded by the coding sequence TTGGCCATTCCTGTTGTCGACCCCGCCCGCTATGACCAGCAGCTCGAGGCCAAGCGCGAGCGCATCACCCGCGACTTTGCGCGCTTCTCGCCGCCGACCCTCGAGGTCTATCCCTCGCCGCCCAGTCACTACCGCCAGCGCTGCGAGTTCCGGATCTGGCACGAGGGTGACGACCTCTTCTATGCCATGTTCGAGATACAGGAGTCCGAGGCGGGCCCCGAGGAGCCGAAGAAAAAGACGAAGAGGGTGATTCGCCTCGACGAGTACCCGGTGGCCAGCCGTCGCATCAATGAGCTGATGCCGGCCCTGCTCGACGCCATCCGTGGGGTGCCCCTGCTGCGCCGCAAGCTCTTCCAGGTGGAGTTCCTCACCACGCTCGCCGGCGAGGCGCTGGTGACCCTGGTCTACCACCGCCCGCTGGACGAGGCCTGGGAGGCCGAGGCGCGCCGCCTCCAGGAGACGCTCGGGGTGATGATCATCGGGCGCGCCCGCAAGCAGCGTCTGGTGCTCGAGCGCGACCACGTCTGGGAGCGCCTGACGGTGGAGGGGCGCGAGTTCGTCTACCAGCAGGTGGAGAACAGCTTCACCCAGCCCAATGCCGAGATCTGCCGCTCGATGCTCGCCTGGGCGCGGGAGGTGACCCGGGGCAGCCAGGCCGGCGACCTGGTGGAGCTCTACTGCGGCAACGGCAACTTCACCGTGGCGCTGGCCGAGAACTTCCGCCGCGTGCTGGCCACCGAGATCTCGCGCACCTCGGTGGCCAGCGCCCGCGAGAACCTCGCCGCCAACGGCCTCGACAACGTGACCGTGGGGCGCATGTCGGCCGAGGAGTTCGCCGCGGCCCTCCAGGGCGAGAAGGGCGGCCGGCGGGTGGCCGAGTGGGCGCTGGACGACTATGACTTCACCACCGTGCTGGTGGATCCGCCCCGCGCCGGACTGGACGAGGCCAGCTGCCGCCAGCTCAGCGGCTATGAGCGCATCGTCTATATTTCATGCAATCCGGATACGCTGGCGGACAACCTGGAGCGACTGACCGAGACCCACGCCATCACCCGTTTCGCGCTGTTCGACCAGTTTCCCTGGACCCACCACTGCGAGTGCGGGGTGCTGCTGGAGCGGCGCGACTGA
- a CDS encoding replication-associated recombination protein A has translation MDLFADESDHGARLAWRMRPRTLADYVGQKALVGPGRPLARMVETGVVRSMILWGPPGSGKTTLAEILAAESGAELEHLSAVMAGVKEIRAAVERARARQAHGQATLLFLDEIHRLNKSQQDALLPHVESGLLTLIGATTENPSFEVNSALLSRARVHVLTSLGEAELGEVLRRALADEARGLAAGARRLRVDDEVLALLARAAAGDARRALGLLETACDFAEPDGEGGEVVRREALVDVLGHQASAFDKQGDHYYDLLSAIHKSVRSSPPDAALLYIARFVQGGGDPLDVVRRLAAIASEDVGNADPRALPLVMAAWDAYLRLGDHEGQRAIAHAAIHLAVAPKSNAIDQAWKRAQAFVASQPRLEVPGYLRNAPTKLMESLGHGHGYRYAHHEPHAYPAGSSHDCWPEETPRERFYRPTEQGQEKRYGQLMAWREQLDSEADEGGGA, from the coding sequence ATGGACCTCTTCGCCGACGAGAGCGATCACGGCGCCCGGCTGGCCTGGCGCATGCGGCCCCGCACCCTGGCCGACTATGTGGGCCAGAAGGCGCTGGTAGGCCCCGGCCGCCCCCTGGCCCGTATGGTCGAGACCGGCGTGGTGCGCTCGATGATCCTCTGGGGGCCGCCGGGCAGCGGCAAGACCACCCTGGCGGAGATCCTGGCCGCCGAGTCCGGCGCCGAACTGGAGCACCTCTCGGCGGTGATGGCCGGCGTCAAGGAGATCCGCGCCGCGGTGGAGCGGGCCAGGGCGCGCCAGGCTCACGGCCAGGCGACGCTGCTGTTTCTCGACGAGATCCACCGTCTCAACAAGAGCCAGCAGGACGCCCTGCTGCCCCATGTGGAGTCGGGGCTGCTGACCCTGATCGGCGCCACCACCGAGAACCCCTCCTTCGAGGTCAACTCGGCGCTGCTCTCGCGGGCCCGGGTGCACGTGCTGACCTCACTCGGCGAGGCGGAGCTGGGCGAGGTGCTGCGCCGGGCGCTGGCCGACGAGGCCCGCGGCCTGGCGGCGGGCGCGCGACGCCTGCGGGTCGATGATGAGGTGCTGGCCCTGCTGGCCCGGGCCGCCGCCGGGGACGCCCGCCGGGCGCTGGGCCTGCTGGAGACCGCCTGCGACTTCGCCGAGCCCGATGGCGAAGGTGGCGAGGTGGTGCGCCGCGAGGCGCTGGTCGATGTGCTCGGCCACCAGGCCAGCGCCTTCGACAAGCAGGGCGATCACTACTACGACCTGCTCTCGGCGATCCACAAGTCGGTGCGCTCCTCGCCCCCCGATGCCGCCCTGCTCTACATCGCCCGTTTCGTGCAGGGCGGCGGCGACCCGCTGGACGTGGTCCGGCGCCTAGCCGCCATCGCCTCCGAGGACGTGGGCAACGCCGACCCGCGCGCCCTGCCACTGGTGATGGCCGCCTGGGACGCCTACCTGCGCCTGGGCGACCACGAGGGCCAGCGGGCCATCGCCCACGCCGCCATCCACCTGGCGGTGGCGCCCAAGAGCAATGCCATCGACCAGGCCTGGAAGCGTGCCCAGGCCTTCGTGGCCAGCCAGCCACGGCTTGAGGTGCCCGGCTACCTGCGCAACGCGCCGACGAAGCTGATGGAGAGCCTGGGCCACGGCCATGGCTACCGCTACGCCCACCATGAGCCCCATGCCTACCCCGCCGGCAGCAGCCACGACTGCTGGCCGGAGGAGACGCCCCGGGAGCGCTTCTACCGGCCGACCGAGCAGGGCCAGGAGAAGCGCTACGGCCAGCTGATGGCCTGGCGCGAGCAGCTCGACAGCGAGGCCGACGAAGGCGGCGGCGCCTAG
- a CDS encoding NAD-glutamate dehydrogenase, producing MLHVANNDARQDFLKQLTERLSTRLEERKAAEVGAFARYFYASVPFDDLEDRRLDDLYGATLSVWHFLQQFDAASPKVRVFNPDYEEHGWQSSHTFVAVLHEDMPFLVDSVRIELNRRGITVHAIHNAVLATERGKESRLTRVASPRDADAPSGRESLIVIEIDRHSDPAALAELQASLHEVLVDVRTAVTDFEPMREQVKAALEELRAACPAQIDPEDHREAIAFLEWLLHDNFTFLGYDAYQVTEKGGQQQLVKAKGSELGVFRLDQPRYRERIRTELGVENGEFVLVPELLSFAKSAHHARVHRPTYPDYISIDRYDEQGNLIGEHRFLGLFTATVYNESPRNVPILRRRLKAVMEIAGFNPKGHNGKQLLQILEVYPRDDLFQIDTEELAETALGILSIRERRRVRLFIREDRPGRFYSCLAYIPRDVFSTELRVRIQNLLCEELDATFGDFNTYLSESVLARIQFILRFEGDRPVEYDVRRLEAKVAQLARNWRDDLQAASIEGFGEEQANRLMDRFRDAFPASYRDDFSARTAVYDLQHIGELDEGAPLSLSLYRLVEEEGSGVNLKLFHRDKPIPLSDVLPMMENLGLRVIGERPYEIVTPDVRYWLHDFDLEHHTSAEVNLQEMRKPFIEAFQRIWVGEADNDAFNRLIIGANLTWREVAMLRAYARYMKQIRFGVSQEYMANTLTSHPEITRELVTLFELRFDPEERPAEGEEEACLERIQRLLDDVASLNDDQLLRRYLELIQATLRTNYYQTREDGGPKDYIAFKLEPGRVTGMPKPRPAFEIFVCSPRLEGVHLRGGKVARGGLRWSDRHEDFRTEVLGVVKAQQVKNAVIVPVGAKGGFVCKRLPEGGDRDAIQQEGIACYKTFIRALLDVTDNLVGGEVVPPRDVVRHDDDDAYLVVAADKGTATFSDIANEISAEYGHWLGDAFASGGANGYDHKKMGITARGAWESVKRHFRNLGLNTQEEEFTVVGIGDMGGDVFGNGMLLSDKIRLVGAFNHLHIFVDPNPDAAATFAERKRLFELPRSSWEDFDASLISEGGGIFKRSAKSIPISAQMKRLFGIREERLSPSELIRAMLKSEVDLIWNGGIGTYVKGSEESDAQVGDKANDALRIDGRELNCRVVGEGGNLGLTQRGRMEAAAKGVLVNTDFIDNAGGVNCSDHEVNIKILIDEVVKRGDMTDKQRNQLLADMTEEVADLVILDNYRQTQALDISAIFSRQGIDPYRRFISGLEAAGQLDRELEFLPSDEELLERANSEQGMTHPELSVLISYSKSVLKGEVLASDVPDDPYIQQYVERIFPRVLVERFPDEMYEHRLKREIVSTQVANDLVDHMGIVFVRLLIDSTGASPADIARAYVIARDSFQLSSLWERIEALDNRVPSAVQYGMMIDLMRLIRRATRWFLRARVGMETRETIEYFAPRLAQLQEGIGKRLRGEELAAWEARRAELIEAGVPEALAGASAAAASLYAGLGIIQAARQADEKPQRVAEVFYEIGDRLELPWLIGQITDLKVRDSWQAQARDTFRDDVDRQQLALTVSVLRMEGGAREAGERVDQWLELHAGMHSRWCKLLEQVGSGGQGGFPLFAVAVRELVDLAESSQES from the coding sequence ATGCTGCATGTTGCGAACAATGACGCCAGACAGGACTTTCTCAAGCAGCTTACCGAGCGGCTGAGCACCCGACTCGAGGAGCGCAAGGCGGCGGAGGTGGGCGCCTTCGCCCGCTACTTCTACGCCTCCGTGCCCTTCGATGACCTCGAGGATCGCCGCCTGGACGACCTCTACGGGGCCACCCTGTCGGTCTGGCACTTCCTCCAGCAGTTCGACGCCGCCTCCCCCAAGGTGCGGGTCTTCAACCCCGACTACGAGGAGCATGGCTGGCAGTCGTCCCACACCTTCGTGGCGGTGCTGCATGAGGACATGCCCTTCCTGGTGGACTCGGTGCGCATCGAGCTCAATCGTCGCGGCATCACCGTGCATGCCATTCACAATGCCGTCCTGGCCACGGAGCGCGGCAAGGAGAGTCGCCTGACCCGGGTCGCCTCGCCCCGCGATGCCGATGCGCCGAGCGGCCGGGAGTCGCTGATCGTCATCGAGATCGATCGCCACTCCGACCCGGCCGCGCTGGCCGAGCTCCAGGCCAGCCTGCATGAGGTGCTGGTGGACGTGCGCACGGCGGTCACCGACTTCGAGCCGATGCGCGAGCAGGTCAAGGCCGCCCTGGAGGAGCTGCGCGCCGCCTGTCCGGCCCAGATCGATCCGGAGGACCACCGCGAGGCGATTGCTTTCCTCGAGTGGCTGTTGCACGACAACTTCACCTTCCTCGGCTACGACGCCTACCAGGTCACCGAGAAGGGCGGCCAGCAGCAGCTGGTCAAGGCCAAGGGCAGCGAGCTGGGGGTGTTCCGGCTCGACCAGCCGCGCTATCGCGAGCGCATCCGCACCGAGCTCGGCGTCGAGAATGGCGAGTTCGTCCTGGTGCCGGAGCTGCTGTCGTTTGCCAAGAGCGCCCACCACGCCCGGGTGCATCGCCCGACCTACCCCGACTACATCTCCATCGACCGCTACGATGAGCAGGGCAACCTGATCGGCGAACACCGCTTCCTGGGCCTGTTCACCGCCACCGTCTACAACGAGTCGCCGCGCAACGTGCCGATCCTGCGCCGCCGGCTCAAGGCGGTCATGGAGATCGCCGGCTTCAACCCCAAGGGGCACAACGGCAAGCAGTTGCTGCAGATCCTCGAGGTCTATCCCCGCGACGACCTCTTCCAGATCGACACCGAGGAGCTGGCCGAGACCGCGCTGGGCATCCTCAGCATCCGCGAGCGGCGCCGGGTGCGGCTCTTCATCCGCGAGGACCGCCCCGGGCGCTTCTACTCCTGCCTGGCCTACATCCCGCGGGATGTCTTCTCCACCGAGCTGCGCGTGCGTATCCAGAACCTGCTCTGCGAGGAGCTCGACGCCACCTTCGGCGACTTCAACACCTACCTCTCGGAGTCGGTGCTGGCCCGCATCCAGTTCATCCTGCGCTTCGAGGGCGACCGGCCGGTGGAGTATGACGTCAGGCGTCTCGAGGCCAAGGTGGCCCAGCTGGCCCGCAACTGGCGCGACGACCTGCAGGCCGCCAGCATCGAGGGCTTCGGTGAGGAACAGGCCAACCGCCTGATGGATCGCTTCCGCGATGCCTTCCCGGCCAGCTATCGCGACGACTTCAGCGCGCGCACGGCGGTCTATGACCTGCAGCATATCGGCGAGCTGGACGAGGGTGCGCCGCTCTCCCTGTCGCTCTACCGGCTGGTGGAAGAGGAGGGCAGCGGGGTCAACCTCAAGCTGTTCCATCGCGACAAGCCGATTCCGCTCTCCGACGTGCTGCCGATGATGGAGAATCTCGGCCTGCGGGTGATCGGCGAGCGCCCCTACGAGATCGTCACTCCCGACGTGCGTTACTGGCTGCACGACTTCGACCTGGAACACCACACCAGCGCCGAGGTGAACCTCCAGGAGATGCGCAAACCCTTCATCGAGGCCTTCCAGCGTATCTGGGTCGGCGAGGCGGATAACGACGCCTTCAACCGCCTGATCATCGGCGCCAACCTGACCTGGCGCGAGGTGGCCATGCTGCGCGCCTATGCGCGCTACATGAAGCAGATTCGCTTTGGCGTCTCCCAGGAGTACATGGCCAACACCCTCACCAGCCACCCGGAGATCACCCGCGAGCTGGTGACCCTCTTCGAGCTGCGCTTCGACCCCGAGGAGCGTCCCGCCGAGGGAGAGGAGGAGGCCTGCCTCGAACGCATCCAGCGCCTGCTCGACGACGTGGCGAGCCTCAACGACGACCAGCTGCTGCGCCGCTACCTGGAGCTGATCCAGGCCACCCTGCGCACCAACTACTACCAGACCCGCGAGGATGGCGGGCCCAAGGACTACATCGCCTTCAAGCTGGAGCCCGGCCGGGTGACCGGCATGCCGAAACCCAGGCCGGCCTTCGAGATCTTCGTCTGCTCGCCGCGCCTCGAGGGCGTTCATCTGCGCGGCGGCAAGGTGGCCCGGGGCGGTCTGCGCTGGTCGGATCGTCATGAGGACTTCCGCACCGAGGTGTTGGGGGTGGTCAAGGCCCAGCAGGTCAAGAATGCCGTCATCGTGCCGGTGGGTGCCAAGGGCGGCTTCGTCTGCAAGCGCCTGCCCGAAGGGGGCGACCGCGACGCCATCCAGCAGGAGGGCATCGCCTGCTACAAGACCTTCATCCGGGCGCTGCTCGACGTGACCGACAACCTGGTCGGCGGCGAGGTGGTGCCGCCCAGGGACGTGGTGCGTCACGACGATGACGACGCCTATCTGGTGGTGGCGGCCGACAAGGGCACGGCGACCTTCTCCGATATCGCCAACGAGATTTCCGCCGAGTATGGCCACTGGCTGGGCGATGCCTTCGCCTCCGGTGGCGCCAACGGCTACGACCACAAGAAGATGGGCATCACTGCCCGCGGTGCCTGGGAGTCGGTGAAGCGCCACTTCCGCAATCTGGGCCTTAACACCCAGGAAGAGGAGTTCACCGTGGTCGGCATCGGCGACATGGGCGGCGACGTGTTCGGCAACGGCATGCTGCTCTCCGACAAGATCCGCCTGGTGGGGGCCTTCAACCACCTTCACATCTTCGTCGACCCGAATCCCGATGCGGCGGCCACCTTCGCCGAGCGCAAGCGCCTGTTCGAGCTGCCGCGCTCCAGTTGGGAGGACTTCGACGCCTCGCTGATCTCCGAGGGGGGCGGCATCTTCAAGCGCAGCGCCAAGTCGATCCCGATCTCGGCCCAGATGAAGCGCCTCTTCGGCATCCGGGAGGAGCGGCTCTCGCCCAGCGAGCTGATCCGCGCCATGCTCAAGTCCGAGGTCGACCTGATCTGGAACGGCGGCATCGGCACCTACGTCAAGGGCAGCGAGGAGAGCGACGCCCAGGTGGGCGACAAGGCCAACGATGCCCTGCGCATCGACGGTCGCGAGCTCAACTGCCGGGTGGTGGGCGAGGGCGGCAACCTGGGCCTGACCCAGCGTGGCCGCATGGAGGCCGCCGCCAAGGGCGTGCTGGTCAATACCGACTTCATCGACAACGCCGGCGGGGTCAACTGCTCGGACCATGAGGTCAACATCAAGATCCTCATCGATGAGGTGGTCAAGCGCGGCGACATGACCGACAAGCAGCGTAACCAGCTGCTCGCCGACATGACCGAGGAGGTGGCCGATCTGGTCATCCTCGACAACTACCGCCAGACCCAGGCGCTGGATATCTCGGCCATCTTCTCGCGCCAGGGCATCGACCCCTACCGGCGCTTCATCAGCGGGCTGGAGGCCGCCGGCCAGCTCGACCGGGAGCTGGAATTCCTGCCCTCCGACGAGGAGTTGCTGGAGCGCGCCAACAGTGAGCAGGGGATGACCCACCCTGAGCTGTCGGTATTGATCTCCTATTCCAAGAGCGTGCTCAAGGGCGAGGTGCTGGCCTCCGACGTGCCCGACGACCCCTATATCCAGCAGTACGTGGAACGTATCTTCCCACGGGTACTGGTCGAACGCTTCCCCGATGAGATGTACGAGCATCGCCTCAAGCGCGAGATCGTCTCCACTCAGGTGGCCAACGATCTGGTCGATCACATGGGTATCGTCTTCGTGCGGCTGCTGATCGACTCCACCGGCGCCAGCCCGGCCGATATCGCCCGTGCCTATGTCATTGCCCGCGACAGCTTCCAGCTCTCCAGCCTGTGGGAGCGTATCGAGGCGCTGGACAACCGGGTACCGAGCGCCGTGCAGTACGGCATGATGATCGACCTGATGCGCCTGATCCGCCGCGCGACCCGCTGGTTCCTGCGTGCCCGGGTGGGTATGGAGACCCGCGAGACCATCGAGTACTTCGCCCCGCGCCTGGCCCAGCTCCAGGAGGGCATCGGCAAGCGGCTGCGCGGCGAGGAGCTCGCGGCCTGGGAGGCGCGCCGCGCCGAGCTGATCGAGGCCGGCGTGCCAGAGGCGCTGGCCGGCGCCTCGGCGGCGGCCGCCAGCCTCTATGCCGGGCTCGGCATCATCCAGGCGGCCCGCCAGGCCGACGAGAAACCGCAGCGCGTTGCCGAGGTCTTCTACGAGATCGGCGACCGCCTGGAGCTGCCGTGGCTGATCGGCCAGATCACCGACCTCAAGGTACGCGACAGCTGGCAGGCCCAGGCCCGGGACACCTTCCGGGACGACGTCGACCGCCAGCAGCTGGCGCTCACCGTCAGCGTGTTGCGCATGGAGGGCGGCGCCCGCGAGGCCGGCGAGCGGGTCGATCAGTGGCTTGAGCTGCACGCCGGCATGCACAGCCGCTGGTGCAAGCTGCTCGAGCAGGTGGGCAGCGGCGGTCAGGGGGGCTTCCCGCTGTTTGCCGTGGCCGTGCGCGAGCTGGTGGACCTGGCGGAGAGCAGCCAGGAGAGCTGA
- a CDS encoding hemerythrin domain-containing protein, whose protein sequence is MPVLTQLRLDHANMARMLHVLQLKHKTLAAGERPNFQLVREVVDYILDYMEGFTLPLERLFSERLAELDPGSRPMTERLAADYQALKVQLGRLSSDIDMILMDAVIPMDRFADDLKAYLDAHRAYLRDERELLFPMIREHFNEQDLDRLAQALPEGAAAELERLQEAYPELYAELRETPEPA, encoded by the coding sequence ATGCCCGTGCTGACCCAACTGCGTCTGGATCATGCCAACATGGCTCGCATGTTGCACGTTCTGCAGCTGAAGCATAAGACCCTCGCGGCAGGCGAGCGCCCCAACTTCCAACTGGTGCGCGAGGTGGTGGACTACATCCTGGACTACATGGAAGGTTTCACCCTGCCCCTGGAGCGGCTGTTCAGTGAGCGCCTGGCAGAGCTCGACCCCGGCAGCCGGCCGATGACCGAGCGTCTCGCCGCCGACTATCAGGCGCTGAAGGTCCAGCTGGGCCGCCTCTCCAGCGATATCGACATGATCCTGATGGATGCGGTGATCCCCATGGATCGCTTCGCGGACGACCTCAAGGCGTACCTGGATGCCCACCGCGCCTACCTGCGCGACGAGCGGGAGCTGCTCTTCCCGATGATTCGCGAGCACTTCAACGAACAGGACCTCGATCGCCTCGCCCAGGCACTTCCCGAGGGTGCCGCGGCCGAGCTGGAGCGCCTCCAGGAGGCCTATCCGGAGCTCTATGCCGAGCTGCGCGAGACGCCCGAACCCGCCTGA
- the murI gene encoding glutamate racemase, whose amino-acid sequence MSGGPILVFDSGVGGLSVVTALRHQLPEAALAYACDNAMLPYGLREDNWLVARILRVCEAAVSASRCVTLVVACNTASTLALDALRSRLAIPVVGTVPAIKPAAASSRSGHFGLLATSATVARPYTLGLIEAFAAHCRVTRVAADELVREAERWLAGEAPDPAVIRRALAPLWEDPLLDTVVLGCTHFPLLRDFLAAAAPREIAWIDSSEAIARRTAQVARGVAPRRGPGESHVTALDPRLTAALARFGFAEPRLLVLD is encoded by the coding sequence ATGAGCGGCGGACCGATCCTGGTCTTCGACTCCGGGGTGGGGGGGCTCTCCGTGGTGACGGCCCTGCGTCACCAGTTGCCGGAGGCCGCGCTGGCCTACGCCTGCGACAATGCCATGCTCCCCTACGGCCTGCGCGAGGACAACTGGCTGGTGGCGCGCATCCTGCGCGTATGCGAGGCCGCCGTGTCGGCCAGCCGCTGCGTGACCCTGGTGGTGGCCTGCAACACCGCCAGCACCCTGGCGCTGGATGCCCTGCGCAGCCGGCTGGCGATCCCCGTGGTCGGCACCGTACCGGCCATCAAGCCCGCCGCGGCCTCCTCGCGCAGCGGCCACTTCGGCCTGCTGGCCACCTCCGCCACGGTGGCGCGTCCCTATACCCTGGGCCTGATCGAGGCCTTCGCCGCCCACTGCCGGGTGACCCGGGTGGCCGCCGATGAGCTGGTCCGCGAGGCCGAACGCTGGCTGGCCGGCGAGGCCCCGGACCCCGCGGTGATCCGCCGGGCCCTGGCGCCGCTGTGGGAGGATCCGCTGCTGGATACCGTGGTGCTCGGCTGCACCCACTTTCCCCTGCTGCGGGACTTCCTGGCCGCCGCTGCCCCCCGCGAGATTGCGTGGATCGACTCCAGCGAGGCCATCGCCCGGCGCACCGCCCAGGTGGCGCGCGGCGTGGCCCCCCGGCGCGGTCCGGGAGAGAGCCATGTCACCGCCCTGGACCCCCGGCTGACCGCGGCCCTTGCCCGCTTCGGCTTTGCCGAGCCGCGACTTCTGGTGCTGGACTGA
- the lolA gene encoding outer membrane lipoprotein chaperone LolA, with protein MTVKKTLAAITMTLAMPLAALASEGADRLTRMLEPLQTFEARFEQQILDASGERLQEAHGQMWLARPGKFRWEVEAPYQQEVISDGQEVMLHDPDLEQATIQALDHRVTHTPALLLSGSASDLVDSYDVTRQQQGGAETFTLLPKSADTLFEELKMTFRGELLTTLQMTDSTGQRTAIEFRDATMNQAIDDSRFVFDIPEGTDVIRDTH; from the coding sequence ATGACAGTAAAGAAGACCCTTGCCGCTATCACCATGACCCTGGCCATGCCGCTCGCGGCCCTGGCCAGCGAAGGGGCGGATCGCCTGACCCGCATGCTCGAGCCGCTGCAGACCTTCGAGGCGCGCTTCGAGCAGCAGATCCTCGACGCCAGCGGCGAGCGTCTCCAGGAAGCCCACGGCCAGATGTGGCTCGCGCGTCCCGGCAAGTTCCGCTGGGAGGTGGAGGCTCCCTACCAGCAGGAGGTGATCTCCGACGGCCAGGAGGTGATGCTGCACGACCCCGACCTGGAGCAGGCCACCATCCAGGCCCTGGATCATCGCGTCACCCATACCCCGGCCCTGCTGCTCTCCGGCAGTGCCAGCGACCTGGTCGACAGCTATGACGTGACTCGCCAGCAGCAGGGGGGGGCCGAGACCTTCACCCTGCTGCCCAAGTCGGCGGATACCCTGTTCGAGGAGCTGAAGATGACCTTCCGCGGTGAGCTGCTGACCACCCTGCAGATGACCGACAGCACCGGGCAGCGCACCGCCATCGAGTTCCGCGATGCCACCATGAACCAGGCCATCGACGACAGTCGCTTCGTCTTCGATATCCCCGAGGGCACCGATGTGATCCGCGATACGCACTGA